GGATGTCCTTCAGCACGGCCTTCATCGCCTTCTTCGTCTCTTCCGTGACGATGCGCGGACCCGTCACGTACTCGCCGTACTCGGCGTTGTTCGAGATCGAGTAGTTCATGTTGGCGATGCCGCCTTCATAGATCAGGTCGACGATCAGCTTCAGTTCGTGCAGGCACTCGAAGTACGCCATTTCCGGCGCGTAGCCCGCTTCCACCAGCGTTTCGAAGCCGGCCTTGATCAGGTCGACCGTGCCGCCGCACAGAACCGCCTGTTCGCCGAACAGGTCGGTTTCCGTTTCTTCACGGAAGTTCGTTTCGATGATGCCCGCGCGGCCGCCGCCGTTGGCCACCGCGTACGAGAGCGCCACGTCGCGCGCCGAGCCGGTCTTGTCCTGCGCGACCGCGATCAGGTGCGGCACGCCGCCGCCTTGCGTGTACGTGTTGCGCACGGTGTGACCCGGCGCCTTCGGCGCGATCATGATGACGTCGAGATCGGCGCGCGGAATCACCTGGCCGTAGTGCACGTTAAAGCCGTGCGCGAACGCGAGCGCCGCGCCGTTCTTGATGTTCGCGTGGACTTCCTTCGCGTACACCTCGGCGATCTGCTCGTCGGGCAGCAGCATCATCACGACGTCGGCGCCCTTCACCGCTTCGGCCACTTCCTTGACCGGCAGGCCGGCGTTCTCGGCCTTGCTCCACGAGGCGCCGCCCTTGCGCAGGCCGACCGTCACGTTCACGCCGCTTTCCTTCAGGTTCAGCGCGTGCGCATGGCCTTGCGAGCCATAACCGATGATGGTGACTTGCTTGCCCTTGATGAGGGAGAGGTCGGCGTCTTTGTCGTAGAAAACTTTCATGGTGGTTCCTTGAGTCCTGGGTCTGTCTCCGCGAGAAGCAGAGGAAATGAGTCGAGTTGCGTGTGGTGCTACACCTTCAGGATGCGCTCGCCCCGGCCGATGCCGGAACTGCCCGTGCGAACCGTCTCGAGAATCGCCGTGGCGTCGAGCGCCTGAATGAACGCGTCGAGCTTGTCGGAGGCGCCCGTCAGTTCCATGGTGTAGGTCTTTTCGGTCACGTCGATGATGCGGCCGCGGAAGATATCCGCCATCCGCTTCATCTCTTCGCGTTCCTTGCCGACTGCCCTTACCTTGATGAGCATCAGCTCGCGCTCGATGTGGGCGCCCTCTGTCAGGTCGACCACTTTCACCACCTCGATCAGGCGGTTCAGGTGCTTCGTGATCTGTTCGATCACGTCGTCCGAGCCGATGGAGACGATGGTGAGCCGCGACAGCGAACTGTCTTCGGTCGGCGCCACCGTCAGCGTTTCGATGTTGTAGCCGCGCGCGGAAAAGAGCCCGACGACACGCGATAACGCGCCCGGCTCGTTTTCCAGCAGTACGGAGATGATGTGTTTCATGTGCGTGTTTCCCGATATGTCCAGAAGAAGCGTTCGTCCGAGAAACCCGCGCGCGGCGCTCGTCCTTTGTGGAGACAGGCGCGCACGAGCCTCGCGTGACAAAGCCGCGTTAGAGATCCTCAGAGCCGAGCAGCATTTCCGTGATGCCTTTGCCTGCCTGCACCATCGGGAATACGTTTTCGGTCGGATCGGTCTGGAAGTCGAGGAACACGGTGCGATCTTTCAGACGCAGCGCCTCCTTGAGCGCCGGTTCGACGTCCGCGGTCTTTTCGACGCGAATGCCGACGTGGCCGTACGCTTCGGCGAGCTTCACGAAGTCGGGCAGCGCGTCCATGTACGAACTGGAATAGCGCTTCTTGTATTCGATCTGCTGCCACTGGCGAACCATGCCGAGATAGCGGTTGTTGAGCGAGATGATCTTGACCGGCGTGTTGTACTGCTTGCAGGTCGAGAGCTCCTGAATGCACATCTGGATGGAGCCTTCGCCCGTGATGCAGACCACGTCCTCGTCGGGATAAGCCATCTTCACGCCCATCGCGGCGGGCAGGCCGAAGCCCATCGTGCCGAGGCCGCCCGAGTTGATCCAGCGGCGCGGCTTGTTGAACGGGTAGAACTGCGCCGCCCACATCTGATGCTGGCCGACATCCGAACACACGAAGGCGTTGCCGTCCGTCAGCTCCGCGAGCTTCTCGACGACGTACTGCGGCTTGATTATCTCGCTCTTGCGGTCGTAGGCGAGGCAGTCTTTCGAGCGCCAGCCTTCGATCTCGTCCCACCATGACTTGAGCGCGGCCGTGTCCGGCCCGTGCTCCGCGTGCTGAAGCTGCTCGATCAGCTCTTTCAGGACTTCCTTCACGTCGCCGACGATCGGGATATCGACCTTCACGCGCTTCGAGATGGACGACGGATCGACGTCGATATGAATGATCTTGCGCGGCGACGAGGCGAAGTGCTTCGGGTCGCCGATCACGCGGTCGTCGAAGCGCGCGCCGATGGCAATCAGCACGTCGCAGTGCTGCATGGCCATGTTGGCTTCGTAGGTGCCGTGCATGCCGAGCATGCCGAGGAACTTCTTGTCGCTCGCGCGATAGCCGCCCAGACCCATCAGCGTATTGGTGACGGGATAGCCGAGCAGATCGGCGAACTGGTTCAGTTCGCGCGATGCGTCCGCGAGAATGATGCCGCCGCCGGTGTAAATGTACGGGCGCTTGGCCGACAACAGCAGTTGCACCGCCTTGCGGATCTGGCCGGAGTGGCCCTTCGTGACCGGGTTGTACGAGCGCAGCGACACGCTCTTGACCGGCTCGTAGCGGCACGGCGCTTTCGACACGTCCTTCGGAATGTCGATCAGCACCGGGCCGGGACGCCCCGTGCGCGCGATGTAGAAGGCTTTCTTGACGGTGGCGGCGAGATCGCGCACGTCCTTCACGAGGAAGTTGTGCTTGACGCAGGGCCGCGTGATGCCGACGGTGTCGCATTCCTGGAACGCGTCGAGGCCGATGGCCGCAGTGGGCACCTGCCCGCTGATGACGACGAGCGGAATGGAATCCATGTAGGCCGTGGCGATGCCGGTGACGGCATTGGTGACGCCCGGGCCGGAAGTCACGAGGCACACGCCCACCTTGCCGGTCGAGCGCGAATACGCGTCGGCGGCATGCACGGCGGCCTGCTCGTGGCGCACGAGAATGTGCTGAATCTGGTCCTGCTTGTACAGCTCGTCGTAGATGTAGAGTACCGAGCCGCCGGGATAGCCCCACACGAACTCGACGTTTTCGTCGGCAAGCGCGCGCATGAGCACGGTCGCACCGATGGAATCGGCTTCGTGAGAGGGAGTGGTATCCGACGTGGAGAATTCCGCGCTAGGCATGTTCATTCATCACCTTTCGAATTTTCGGCAAAAAATTGATCGGGTGCTCTCTGCCGGGCTTGTGGCTCGGGTTCAAGCGGCGCGTCTTGGTTTGACAGGCGAACTTCTTGGGCTCGCCTCAAAGCAGACAATTCACTTTATGATGCGAGTCGGGAACGATAGCCCGTTTTTGCGGGCACGGTCAAGCAAAAATTTCCCCGCCACGCCTGGAATGTTTCGGTCGGGCGTTTCTCGCATGCCCTGAGCACGCAATACCGCGCAACAAATCGTTTCCCGATCCTCCCGCGACAGCGAAAATTTGCTAGCATCCGCAGGTTTTCCTGGAACTCCACAATCTCTTTCGACGCAAATTCGTTGCGCCGGGTCCCCAACGGATGGCATCAGACAAGGAACTCGCCGATTTTCTGGCGGGCGTCGAAAGACGCGCGTTCAAGCAGACCGTGTACACCGTCCGCGACGACGACGCGGCGCTCGACATCGTCCAGGACGCCATGATCAAGCTCGCGGAAAAGTACGGCGACAAGCCGTCGGCCGAGCTTCCTCTTTTGTTCCAGCGTATCCTCCAGAATGCGACGCACGACTACTTTCGCCGCCAGAAAGTACGCAATACCTGGATCAGCCTGTTCTCCTCGTTCGGCAGCGCCGACGACGACGAGTTCGACCCGCTCGAAACCTTCGAATCCGAGGACGGCGCGACCGGCAGCGAAAGCAGCGAGAGCCGGCTGGAACGCGAGCAGGTGCTCAACCTGATCGACGCGGAAATCCAGAAGTTACCGGCGCGTCAACGAGAAGCTTTTCTCATGCGTTACTGGGAAGATATGGATGTCGCAGAGACGGCCGCCGCGATGGGCTGCTCCGAGGGCAGCGTGAAGACGCACTGTTCACGCGCCACGCACGCTCTCGCGCAAGCCCTGAAAGCCAAAGGGATCACGCTATGAGTTCCGCTCTTGAAACGAAGGAAAACGAGTTCGCGCTAAAGGTCGTGCGCGCGCTCGACGAAAGCACGTCGGCCATTCCGGCCGCCGCGATGGATCGGCTCGCCGAGGCGCGCCGCGCCGCGATCGCGCGCAAGAAGCCCGAGAAAGTGGCGGTCGCCGCCGCTGCG
The Caballeronia sp. M1242 DNA segment above includes these coding regions:
- the ilvC gene encoding ketol-acid reductoisomerase, producing MKVFYDKDADLSLIKGKQVTIIGYGSQGHAHALNLKESGVNVTVGLRKGGASWSKAENAGLPVKEVAEAVKGADVVMMLLPDEQIAEVYAKEVHANIKNGAALAFAHGFNVHYGQVIPRADLDVIMIAPKAPGHTVRNTYTQGGGVPHLIAVAQDKTGSARDVALSYAVANGGGRAGIIETNFREETETDLFGEQAVLCGGTVDLIKAGFETLVEAGYAPEMAYFECLHELKLIVDLIYEGGIANMNYSISNNAEYGEYVTGPRIVTEETKKAMKAVLKDIQTGEYAKSFIIENRAGAPTLQSRRRLTAEHQIEQVGEKLRAMMPWIAKNKLVDQSKN
- the ilvN gene encoding acetolactate synthase small subunit, yielding MKHIISVLLENEPGALSRVVGLFSARGYNIETLTVAPTEDSSLSRLTIVSIGSDDVIEQITKHLNRLIEVVKVVDLTEGAHIERELMLIKVRAVGKEREEMKRMADIFRGRIIDVTEKTYTMELTGASDKLDAFIQALDATAILETVRTGSSGIGRGERILKV
- a CDS encoding acetolactate synthase 3 catalytic subunit, which produces MNMPSAEFSTSDTTPSHEADSIGATVLMRALADENVEFVWGYPGGSVLYIYDELYKQDQIQHILVRHEQAAVHAADAYSRSTGKVGVCLVTSGPGVTNAVTGIATAYMDSIPLVVISGQVPTAAIGLDAFQECDTVGITRPCVKHNFLVKDVRDLAATVKKAFYIARTGRPGPVLIDIPKDVSKAPCRYEPVKSVSLRSYNPVTKGHSGQIRKAVQLLLSAKRPYIYTGGGIILADASRELNQFADLLGYPVTNTLMGLGGYRASDKKFLGMLGMHGTYEANMAMQHCDVLIAIGARFDDRVIGDPKHFASSPRKIIHIDVDPSSISKRVKVDIPIVGDVKEVLKELIEQLQHAEHGPDTAALKSWWDEIEGWRSKDCLAYDRKSEIIKPQYVVEKLAELTDGNAFVCSDVGQHQMWAAQFYPFNKPRRWINSGGLGTMGFGLPAAMGVKMAYPDEDVVCITGEGSIQMCIQELSTCKQYNTPVKIISLNNRYLGMVRQWQQIEYKKRYSSSYMDALPDFVKLAEAYGHVGIRVEKTADVEPALKEALRLKDRTVFLDFQTDPTENVFPMVQAGKGITEMLLGSEDL
- a CDS encoding RNA polymerase sigma factor; translation: MASDKELADFLAGVERRAFKQTVYTVRDDDAALDIVQDAMIKLAEKYGDKPSAELPLLFQRILQNATHDYFRRQKVRNTWISLFSSFGSADDDEFDPLETFESEDGATGSESSESRLEREQVLNLIDAEIQKLPARQREAFLMRYWEDMDVAETAAAMGCSEGSVKTHCSRATHALAQALKAKGITL